Proteins encoded together in one Undibacterium sp. CCC3.4 window:
- a CDS encoding alpha/beta hydrolase, giving the protein MRQYHLTLGLLASAALTACGGSGTPGPVVSVSTARGTLAANPPNLVPIPQASGPAVPQLSPTAFAAMLEAGQPGITQVTGVPKCAISTYYMKYATVGGAGETTSSTGAIMVPSGTDAACSGPRPVLIYAHGTTANKAFNMANLRDNSEASLVAAMYAAQGFIVVASNYAGYDVSPLPYHPFLNATQQANDVIDSLRAARQAFPNISVQDSGKLFITGYSQGGFVAMATQREMQKNYASEFTVTAMAGQSGPYAMSLLADAIFAGAPNAGGTVFLPLITTSWQKSYANLYGSASEIYEDPYAATIETVLPGNYPSITDVFTAGVLPATHMFAANSGPVTPGFASFFGTGNLIKSSYRAAFLGDAVQNPCNSSAEPSLQVACTPATQVRARALQNDLRTYVPTVPVMMCGGSSDPTVFFKSTTATAAFFVNHGYPMGYPVAATAGLQVLDVDSAILGVSDPYAAAKVGFKTAKNAVISAAVTANQDPVAAVAGVYHGSLVAPFCNAAARGFFLQVLASSH; this is encoded by the coding sequence ATGCGTCAATATCATCTCACGCTGGGTTTGCTCGCAAGTGCCGCTTTAACGGCTTGCGGCGGCAGCGGTACCCCGGGTCCAGTGGTCAGCGTTTCCACTGCGCGCGGCACTCTGGCGGCGAATCCACCGAATCTGGTTCCGATTCCGCAAGCCAGCGGTCCGGCAGTTCCACAATTGTCACCGACTGCGTTTGCCGCCATGCTTGAAGCTGGTCAGCCGGGTATTACACAAGTAACGGGCGTGCCGAAGTGCGCGATCTCGACTTACTACATGAAATATGCCACCGTCGGCGGTGCCGGTGAAACCACCAGTTCGACTGGCGCGATCATGGTACCGTCTGGTACCGATGCTGCTTGCAGCGGCCCGCGCCCGGTACTGATCTACGCCCATGGTACGACCGCAAACAAAGCATTCAACATGGCTAATCTGCGCGATAATTCCGAAGCCAGTCTGGTTGCCGCTATGTATGCAGCGCAAGGCTTCATCGTTGTCGCATCGAACTATGCCGGTTACGATGTCTCGCCTTTGCCTTACCACCCATTCCTGAATGCTACTCAGCAAGCGAACGATGTCATCGATTCCTTGCGTGCAGCGCGTCAAGCCTTTCCGAATATCAGCGTGCAAGATTCCGGTAAATTATTCATTACCGGTTATTCGCAAGGTGGTTTCGTCGCCATGGCGACACAGCGCGAGATGCAAAAAAATTACGCCTCCGAATTTACCGTCACTGCCATGGCGGGTCAATCTGGTCCGTATGCGATGTCTTTGTTAGCCGACGCAATTTTTGCCGGTGCGCCGAATGCCGGTGGCACGGTTTTCTTGCCATTGATTACCACCAGCTGGCAGAAGTCGTATGCCAACCTGTATGGCAGCGCCAGTGAAATTTACGAAGATCCGTATGCCGCAACGATAGAAACTGTTTTGCCTGGCAATTACCCATCGATTACTGATGTGTTTACGGCCGGTGTCTTGCCTGCTACGCATATGTTTGCCGCGAATTCCGGACCAGTTACCCCGGGCTTTGCTAGCTTCTTTGGCACAGGCAATTTGATTAAATCGAGCTATCGCGCGGCCTTCCTTGGCGATGCGGTACAAAATCCGTGTAATAGCAGCGCTGAACCATCGTTGCAAGTTGCTTGTACTCCAGCTACCCAAGTCCGTGCTCGTGCCTTGCAAAATGACTTGCGTACCTATGTGCCAACCGTACCGGTCATGATGTGTGGCGGTTCCAGCGATCCTACCGTGTTTTTCAAAAGCACCACTGCCACCGCTGCCTTCTTCGTCAACCACGGCTACCCTATGGGTTACCCAGTTGCCGCAACGGCTGGTCTGCAAGTACTCGACGTGGATTCCGCCATCCTCGGCGTATCCGATCCTTATGCTGCGGCAAAAGTTGGTTTTAAGACGGCAAAAAATGCCGTGATCAGCGCGGCTGTCACAGCGAATCAAGATCCGGTCGCAGCAGTTGCCGGCGTCTATCATGGCAGCTTGGTTGCACCGTTCTGCAATGCGGCCGCACGTGGCTTCTTCCTGCAAGTTCTGGCAAGCTCACACTAA
- a CDS encoding DUF1345 domain-containing protein, whose translation MSPSKKFFLRRPRLVGTFLFALCSLFFLPQHWSWASRALLSWNVGVWSYLCLMGFLMSRANHHHVKAMALREDRSAVMVLVVLSLSAIISIGAIVLELAGTRELAADLRALKYLFAGATVLGSWALLGVIFCFHYAVLFYQSPERQRALRFPDDEAQPDFWDFLYFSFTIGVAAQTSDVLVTSRSARKTVLAQSVLSFFFNVAVLGFSINIAAGLVG comes from the coding sequence ATGTCACCCTCAAAAAAATTCTTTCTGCGTCGCCCACGCTTGGTCGGCACTTTCTTGTTCGCCCTCTGCAGTCTGTTTTTTCTACCACAGCACTGGAGTTGGGCCAGCCGTGCTTTGCTCAGTTGGAATGTCGGGGTTTGGTCGTATTTGTGCTTGATGGGGTTTTTAATGAGTCGCGCGAATCATCACCATGTCAAGGCGATGGCCCTGCGTGAAGATCGCAGTGCTGTCATGGTGTTGGTGGTGCTCTCGCTGTCGGCCATCATCAGTATCGGTGCCATCGTACTTGAATTAGCCGGTACGCGTGAACTCGCGGCCGATTTGAGAGCGCTCAAATACCTGTTTGCCGGTGCCACTGTACTTGGGTCCTGGGCTTTGCTGGGGGTGATTTTTTGTTTTCATTATGCGGTTCTATTTTATCAATCGCCGGAACGGCAGCGTGCGCTGCGCTTTCCTGATGACGAGGCGCAGCCTGATTTCTGGGATTTTTTATATTTTTCTTTTACCATCGGCGTCGCCGCCCAGACTTCCGATGTCTTGGTGACTTCGCGCAGCGCGCGCAAGACCGTGCTGGCGCAGTCGGTGCTGAGTTTTTTCTTCAATGTGGCCGTGCTCGGTTTTTCCATCAATATCGCCGCCGGTTTGGTCGGCTGA
- a CDS encoding GGDEF domain-containing protein, with protein MVFSTATYRLEDIHLFRDITVENLRSIRATIAHCPIVKARNGQVVLDANSSGSRLYIVLSGALGITRLNEDNNHIENSITQYLPGECVGEISVLDEEIHSATISALVDSDLLVLEAEILWRLIDESNGVARNLLQLLSFRIRAANAQIRSRQKVGEFYRQLSMVDGLTGLHNRAWLNSQLPTLVEQSQSSKHPLSIILVDLDHFKKFNDEFGHLLGDDALQTAAKVLNAGLRPTDFAARYGGEEMMVILPSTSAKAALGVAQRLCTRLAKTKVFADNRKALPHITGSFGVATLLDEQSTSDFINAADQALYRAKEQGRNRVAV; from the coding sequence ATGGTTTTTAGCACTGCCACATATCGACTCGAAGACATTCATTTGTTTCGCGATATCACGGTAGAAAATTTGCGCTCCATCCGTGCGACCATCGCCCACTGCCCTATTGTCAAGGCCAGAAATGGACAAGTCGTTCTCGATGCCAACAGTTCCGGTTCGCGTCTGTACATCGTGCTCAGCGGTGCACTGGGCATTACCCGCCTCAATGAAGATAATAATCACATTGAAAATTCGATCACGCAATATTTGCCCGGCGAGTGCGTTGGCGAAATTTCGGTACTCGATGAAGAAATCCATTCCGCCACGATTTCTGCCTTGGTCGACAGCGATTTGCTGGTGCTCGAGGCAGAAATTTTGTGGCGGCTAATCGATGAATCGAATGGTGTGGCGCGCAATTTATTGCAATTACTTTCCTTTCGTATTCGCGCCGCCAATGCGCAAATCCGCAGCCGCCAAAAAGTCGGTGAATTTTATCGCCAATTATCTATGGTCGATGGCCTCACCGGCTTACATAACCGCGCCTGGCTCAATAGTCAATTACCGACCCTGGTCGAGCAATCGCAATCGAGTAAACACCCTTTGAGCATCATCTTGGTCGATCTTGATCACTTTAAGAAATTCAATGATGAATTCGGCCATTTGCTCGGTGATGATGCACTGCAAACTGCTGCCAAAGTGTTGAATGCCGGTTTACGACCTACTGATTTTGCCGCGCGTTACGGTGGCGAAGAAATGATGGTGATTCTGCCGTCCACCAGCGCCAAAGCTGCGCTCGGTGTGGCGCAGCGTTTATGCACACGCTTAGCCAAAACCAAGGTGTTTGCCGACAATAGAAAAGCCTTGCCGCACATCACAGGTTCCTTCGGTGTCGCCACCCTGCTTGATGAGCAAAGCACCAGCGATTTCATCAATGCGGCTGATCAGGCGCTGTACCGTGCGAAAGAACAGGGCCGTAACCGCGTCGCGGTGTAG
- a CDS encoding ABC transporter substrate-binding protein translates to MKPYLSGCLLLLSLGLSVGNLHAQTNGAKLAKILHSKELRVCIWPDYYGISFRNPKSKSLSGLDIDISAALAQELGVTLRYVDSSFPQLIDKLLNDECDIAMHAVGVTPARAAKLQFTQAYLRSDMYAVISKNSNAVQNWDDLDKPGRIIAVQNGTVMVAVMQAKIKQAKLLLVSAPMTREQEVESGRADAFMTDYPYSRRVLASTDWARIIAPPRPYNLTDYAYAIAPGDPIFLARLNRFVAEIKKNGRLAAFASKHQLDAIALSQ, encoded by the coding sequence ATGAAACCGTATTTATCTGGCTGCTTGCTGTTACTGAGTCTGGGGCTCAGCGTTGGCAATCTGCACGCGCAAACCAATGGCGCTAAGTTGGCAAAAATCTTACACAGCAAAGAATTGCGCGTCTGTATATGGCCTGATTACTACGGCATTAGCTTTCGCAATCCCAAGAGCAAGAGTTTATCGGGCTTGGACATCGACATCTCGGCCGCGCTCGCACAAGAGCTCGGCGTCACACTGCGCTATGTCGATAGTTCATTCCCGCAACTGATCGACAAACTGCTCAATGACGAGTGCGACATCGCCATGCATGCCGTCGGCGTGACGCCGGCGCGGGCGGCCAAACTGCAGTTCACGCAAGCCTACTTGCGCAGCGATATGTATGCAGTTATCTCAAAAAACAGCAATGCGGTACAAAACTGGGATGATCTCGACAAACCGGGCCGGATTATTGCCGTGCAAAACGGCACGGTGATGGTCGCGGTGATGCAAGCAAAAATCAAACAAGCAAAATTACTGCTGGTCAGTGCCCCCATGACGCGTGAGCAGGAAGTCGAATCGGGTCGTGCCGACGCCTTCATGACCGACTACCCCTACAGCCGACGCGTGCTGGCAAGCACCGACTGGGCGCGCATCATCGCCCCACCCCGCCCCTACAATTTGACGGATTATGCGTATGCGATCGCTCCGGGCGATCCAATTTTCCTGGCGCGGCTAAACCGTTTCGTCGCCGAGATCAAGAAAAATGGCCGACTGGCGGCCTTCGCCAGCAAGCACCAACTCGATGCCATCGCCCTTTCACAATAA
- a CDS encoding OmpW/AlkL family protein, with translation MNKFQSVAGAMLVLACASVAAQENTLRVGLINLDIHSKSADLSSNGPAFLTPQPAGLNVGNATTLLLAYTRKLNDHFDLDIVMGLPPKHNVYGRGNLEVYGVTAQVKQRAPTAFINYNFFDPTSKFRPFVGLGLNYTQFFDANSTTSGNLATGGPTKIDLTSSWGAAAQVGFSYKFADRWSFVASLATAQVKSDMTATTGSIARKTTIDFRPVVLTAGVGYSF, from the coding sequence ATGAATAAATTCCAATCTGTTGCCGGTGCCATGCTGGTACTGGCCTGCGCTTCGGTAGCGGCACAAGAAAACACTTTGCGTGTTGGTCTGATCAATCTCGACATCCATTCGAAGTCGGCTGATCTGAGCAGCAATGGCCCGGCTTTTTTGACGCCACAACCGGCCGGTCTCAATGTCGGCAATGCGACTACTTTATTGTTGGCTTATACCCGCAAATTAAATGATCATTTCGATCTCGATATCGTCATGGGTTTGCCACCTAAGCATAATGTTTATGGCCGCGGTAACCTGGAAGTGTATGGTGTGACGGCGCAGGTGAAGCAACGTGCACCGACCGCTTTCATCAACTATAACTTCTTTGATCCGACCAGCAAGTTTCGTCCTTTCGTCGGTCTCGGCTTGAATTACACACAGTTTTTTGATGCCAACTCAACTACTAGTGGCAATTTGGCAACAGGTGGCCCGACTAAAATCGATCTGACCAGTTCTTGGGGTGCTGCAGCGCAAGTTGGCTTCAGCTACAAGTTTGCTGACCGTTGGTCGTTCGTTGCTTCGCTGGCAACAGCGCAGGTCAAAAGCGATATGACGGCCACCACCGGTAGCATTGCTCGCAAAACCACGATTGATTTCCGTCCTGTCGTGTTGACAGCTGGTGTAGGTTATAGCTTCTGA
- a CDS encoding TRZ/ATZ family hydrolase, protein MTTITCLHPKYLIPILPRGSVLTEHALVMQDQNILAILPQAQARQQYPQASHIELSEHALLPGLINLHAHSAMSLLRGLANDLGLMEWLNEHIWPAEKTHVNDAFVFDGSTYAMAEMIRGGTTTVNDMYFHNDAVARAGLHAGMRTIVGCSILEFPTGYADNADGYIEKALSARSAFAGQDGVDFRLAPHAPYTVADDTFRKIIALSNQYQMGIHCHIHETAEEISGSLKQYGVRPLKRLHGLGLLNEKLIAAHMVHADDEEIVLLSQLGVHVAHNPVSNLKLASGFARIHAMQTAGVNVGIGTDGAASNNKLDLLGDLRIGALLAKAESGNPTALNAAAALEMATLGGARALGLAHRIGSLESGKAADLIAVDLSALETQPLFDPISQLVYAAGREQVSHVWVNGVCLMQQRQLTRLDQAALLDKAQWWQQRISASMTQ, encoded by the coding sequence ATGACGACCATCACCTGCCTGCACCCGAAATACCTGATTCCTATTCTGCCACGTGGCAGCGTACTGACAGAACATGCGCTGGTCATGCAGGATCAGAACATCCTCGCGATTCTGCCGCAAGCCCAAGCACGTCAACAGTATCCGCAAGCCAGCCACATCGAACTCAGTGAGCACGCCCTGCTTCCAGGCTTGATCAACCTGCATGCCCACTCGGCGATGAGCTTATTGCGCGGACTGGCGAACGATCTCGGCCTGATGGAGTGGCTCAATGAGCATATCTGGCCAGCCGAAAAAACCCATGTCAACGATGCCTTCGTGTTCGATGGCAGCACGTATGCGATGGCTGAAATGATACGTGGTGGTACCACCACAGTCAACGACATGTATTTTCATAATGACGCGGTAGCGCGCGCCGGGCTGCATGCCGGTATGCGCACTATCGTCGGTTGCAGCATTCTCGAATTCCCCACTGGCTACGCCGACAACGCCGATGGCTATATTGAGAAGGCCCTGTCGGCCAGAAGCGCCTTCGCCGGCCAAGATGGGGTGGACTTCCGGCTGGCACCGCATGCGCCGTACACGGTAGCCGACGACACCTTCCGTAAAATCATCGCCCTGTCGAACCAATATCAGATGGGGATACACTGCCATATCCATGAAACGGCCGAAGAAATCAGCGGCAGCCTGAAACAATACGGGGTACGTCCGCTCAAGCGCCTGCATGGTCTGGGTTTGCTCAATGAGAAACTGATCGCCGCCCACATGGTGCATGCCGATGATGAAGAAATCGTGCTGTTGTCCCAGTTGGGCGTGCATGTCGCGCATAATCCGGTGAGTAACCTCAAGCTGGCTTCGGGTTTCGCACGCATTCATGCCATGCAAACTGCCGGCGTCAATGTCGGCATCGGTACCGACGGTGCGGCCAGCAATAATAAGCTCGATTTGCTGGGCGATTTACGCATCGGTGCCTTGTTAGCCAAAGCAGAGTCAGGCAATCCGACCGCGCTCAACGCTGCTGCAGCACTGGAAATGGCGACGCTGGGCGGGGCCCGCGCGCTCGGTTTGGCACACCGTATCGGTAGCCTCGAGAGCGGCAAGGCAGCCGATCTGATCGCAGTCGACTTATCGGCGCTGGAAACCCAGCCTTTGTTCGATCCGATCTCGCAGTTGGTGTATGCGGCCGGCCGCGAGCAAGTCAGCCATGTTTGGGTGAATGGGGTATGCTTAATGCAGCAACGCCAACTGACGCGTTTGGATCAGGCCGCACTGCTCGATAAAGCGCAATGGTGGCAACAACGTATCAGTGCCAGCATGACGCAGTAA
- a CDS encoding HDOD domain-containing protein — translation MITLPQTEMPITIEYLITHIKDLPTLPQVAMELLSDLDNEDSSLDFINEKIAMDQSLTAKVLRLANSSHFGANSRVVTIQQATTLLGIKHIKNVIRMSLLTNSLPPPECAGFDFVAFWRHSIATATCAELISRALHMKHDFAFTAGLLHDIGRLVLATYCPLDYAQTLLYRNEHDCTLLTAEHAIMQTDHVEIGLALAKHWKFAEALQEAISGHHRPDAAGVHSLAAIVHVANAIVHALDLDEEENELAPLLSGHAWDTLGLSDTDYLHIFRETEMRFQALNQIFI, via the coding sequence ATGATTACCCTGCCTCAGACAGAAATGCCGATCACGATCGAGTACCTGATCACGCATATCAAAGACTTACCAACGCTGCCGCAAGTAGCGATGGAATTGTTGAGCGACTTGGATAATGAAGATAGCAGCCTCGATTTCATCAACGAAAAAATCGCGATGGACCAATCGCTGACGGCGAAAGTGCTGCGGCTGGCAAATTCATCACACTTTGGTGCCAATTCTCGGGTCGTGACGATACAGCAAGCGACGACCTTGCTGGGAATTAAGCATATAAAAAATGTGATACGCATGAGCTTGCTCACCAATAGCCTGCCGCCGCCGGAATGCGCGGGCTTCGACTTTGTTGCGTTCTGGCGACATAGCATCGCCACCGCCACCTGTGCCGAACTGATTTCACGGGCATTGCACATGAAGCATGACTTCGCATTTACTGCCGGCTTGCTGCACGATATAGGCAGACTGGTGCTGGCGACCTATTGCCCGCTCGATTATGCGCAAACCTTGCTGTACCGCAATGAGCATGATTGCACCCTGCTGACTGCCGAGCATGCCATCATGCAAACCGATCATGTCGAGATAGGTCTTGCGTTGGCGAAACACTGGAAATTCGCCGAGGCACTGCAGGAAGCGATCAGCGGCCACCACCGTCCCGATGCCGCGGGCGTTCATTCGCTGGCTGCCATCGTTCATGTTGCCAATGCCATCGTTCATGCGCTGGATCTGGACGAAGAAGAAAATGAACTTGCCCCCTTGCTGTCTGGCCATGCTTGGGATACGCTGGGTCTGAGTGACACCGATTATCTGCATATTTTTCGTGAAACAGAGATGCGGTTTCAAGCTTTAAATCAAATTTTCATTTAA